One region of Dehalococcoidia bacterium genomic DNA includes:
- a CDS encoding excisionase family DNA-binding protein: MPATLRPSEVARALNISRFTVYALIHRGELPAIRVGGQYRIEASALAKFREAGRLGAHAPIAAEFVLRGAGVVRALAAPGDLLALPTTTLEAMHGARVGLQRHRYRGVLLHTLLVHHGLVTEAPLPGKGSRGCSDVVRSIVIARGRDGRAAVLSLAEIAPEYGRVPALVAWERDGAPLGEEGPIQLVVPSDGLGGRGIHGLESIEVRTIE; encoded by the coding sequence ATGCCAGCCACCTTGCGACCGTCAGAAGTGGCGCGGGCGCTGAACATCTCGCGCTTCACTGTCTACGCGCTGATCCACCGCGGGGAGCTGCCGGCAATTCGGGTCGGGGGGCAATATCGGATCGAAGCGAGCGCGCTCGCCAAGTTCCGCGAGGCGGGCCGGCTCGGCGCTCACGCGCCGATCGCCGCGGAATTCGTGCTTCGCGGCGCGGGGGTCGTCCGAGCGCTTGCTGCTCCCGGCGATCTCCTCGCCCTCCCCACAACGACCCTCGAGGCGATGCACGGCGCGCGGGTCGGCCTTCAGCGTCACCGCTATCGCGGCGTGCTGCTTCATACGCTGCTTGTTCATCATGGCCTCGTGACCGAAGCGCCGCTTCCCGGCAAAGGAAGCAGGGGATGCAGCGATGTGGTGCGCAGCATTGTCATCGCTCGCGGTCGCGATGGGCGCGCCGCTGTGCTCAGCCTTGCGGAGATCGCGCCGGAATATGGTCGCGTGCCGGCGCTCGTCGCTTGGGAGCGCGATGGTGCTCCGCTTGGAGAGGAGGGCCCGATTCAGCTGGTTGTGCCCTCAGATGGCCTTGGCGGGCGAGGCATTCACGGGCTCGAGTCGATCGAGGTACGGACAATTGAGTGA
- a CDS encoding molybdopterin molybdotransferase MoeA, which produces MPTEISPYPMVPVDEALRVILRHAAPLPAERVARQQALGRVLAEPVRAAEDQPPFIASTVDGFAVRAEDGVAPRRLRGEVRAGTSAAPIGPGECVRIMTGAPLPAGADAVVMFEWAELRDGVVIPEVLPKPGDNLRPIGSDMRAGEEAIPAGARLGPVEIGLLAALGIRDVVVHRRPRVAILTTGDEIVDADATPTGPAIRDSNAPAALAALAEWGFEGEFLGIARDVAEEQEALIRRGIERADVVVTSGGVSVGTHDLIKPIFAKLGQLHFGRIAFKPGKPLTFATAGRTLLFGLPGNPVSAYVCLALFVRPALRRLAGEEEVLPALVEAVAGEPLRPAPDRPDYQRAVARWEGGRLVVRTTGPQGSSRLRSLVGANALVIVPAGTTPLPAGTLVDAILLGPVSGDRLLGAEA; this is translated from the coding sequence ATGCCCACGGAAATCTCGCCGTATCCGATGGTGCCGGTCGACGAGGCGCTCCGCGTCATCCTCCGCCACGCCGCGCCGCTCCCTGCCGAGCGGGTGGCGCGGCAGCAGGCGCTGGGGCGGGTCCTCGCCGAGCCGGTGCGTGCCGCCGAAGACCAGCCGCCCTTCATCGCCTCGACCGTGGATGGATTTGCTGTCCGGGCGGAGGACGGCGTCGCGCCGCGCCGGCTCCGCGGCGAGGTGCGTGCTGGGACGAGCGCCGCACCGATCGGCCCGGGAGAATGTGTCCGGATCATGACCGGCGCTCCGCTTCCCGCCGGCGCCGACGCGGTCGTGATGTTTGAGTGGGCCGAGCTGCGTGATGGGGTCGTCATTCCGGAAGTGCTGCCGAAACCCGGCGACAACCTGCGGCCGATCGGCTCGGACATGCGCGCCGGCGAGGAAGCGATCCCCGCCGGCGCGCGCCTTGGCCCCGTTGAGATCGGGCTGCTCGCCGCGCTCGGCATCCGCGACGTTGTGGTCCATCGCCGTCCGCGCGTCGCTATTCTCACCACCGGAGATGAGATCGTCGACGCCGATGCCACGCCGACCGGCCCGGCGATCCGCGACAGCAACGCTCCGGCAGCGCTCGCGGCACTTGCAGAGTGGGGCTTCGAAGGCGAGTTTCTCGGGATCGCTCGCGATGTTGCTGAAGAGCAGGAGGCGCTGATCCGGCGCGGTATCGAGCGTGCCGATGTGGTCGTCACAAGCGGCGGCGTTTCCGTGGGGACGCACGATCTGATCAAGCCGATCTTCGCCAAGCTTGGCCAGCTGCACTTCGGCCGGATCGCCTTCAAGCCGGGCAAGCCGCTCACCTTCGCGACAGCCGGCCGGACGCTGCTCTTCGGCTTGCCCGGCAACCCGGTGTCCGCTTATGTCTGCCTCGCGCTGTTTGTCCGCCCGGCGCTGCGGCGGCTCGCGGGCGAGGAGGAGGTGCTGCCGGCGCTCGTGGAGGCGGTGGCGGGCGAGCCGCTTCGCCCCGCGCCCGACCGTCCCGATTATCAGCGTGCTGTTGCCCGCTGGGAGGGCGGTCGGCTGGTCGTTCGCACCACGGGCCCTCAGGGCTCCTCGCGGCTGCGCTCGTTGGTTGGCGCGAACGCGCTCGTCATCGTCCCTGCCGGCACGACACCGCTGCCAGCCGGAACGCTGGTCGATGCTATTCTCCTCGGCCCGGTCAGCGGCGACCGGCTGCTCGGCGCGGAGGCGTAG